A portion of the Malania oleifera isolate guangnan ecotype guangnan chromosome 3, ASM2987363v1, whole genome shotgun sequence genome contains these proteins:
- the LOC131151684 gene encoding uncharacterized protein LOC131151684 encodes MTPGLTTATAVATQAYGEPSYWDNRYANESGPFDWYQKYPSLAPLLRLYVSPHHRVLVVGCGNSAFSEGMVNDGYKDVVNIDISSVVIGDMQKKYSDRPELKYFEMDVRDMNAFQAGSFDAIVDKGTMDSLLCGNNSQQNAAKMLQEVGRVLKDKGVYILITYGAPIYRLRLLRETCLWTTKLHVIEKLGLEGSSEHQWELTNPVPLNDDGSSVEAAIGRNLDVHYIYVCTKDVSLNEGLRHGSSVG; translated from the exons ATGACGCCAGGGCTGACGACGGCAACGGCGGTGGCGACGCAAGCGTACGGTGAACCGTCCTACTGGGACAACCGCTACGCCAACGAATCCGGGCCTTTCGATTGGTACCAGAAGTATCCCTCCTTAGCTCCGCTCCTCCGGCTCTATGTCTCTCCCCACCACCGAGTCCTAGTCGTCGGCTGTGGGAACTCAG CCTTCAGCGAAGGGATGGTTAATGATGGTTATAAAGATGTCGTCAACATTGATATCTCCTCCGTGGTAATTGGGGATATGCAGAAGAAATACAGTGATCGGCCAGAACTAAAAT ATTTTGAAATGGATGTCCGAGACATGAATGCTTTTCAAGCAGGGTCCTTTGATGCCATTGTTGATAAAG GAACTATGGACTCTCTCTTG TGTGGAAACAATTCACAACAGAATGCTGCTAAGATGCTTCAGGAGGTTGGGAG GGTGCTCAAGGATAAAGGAGTCTATATTCTG ATTACATATGGAGCTCCAATTTATCGTCTGCGTTTATTGAGAGAAACATGCTTGTGGACTACAAAACTTCACGTCATAG AGAAACTTGGTTTGGAAGGAAGCTCTGAACATCAATGGGAGCTGACAAATCCCGTTCCATTGAACGACGATGGAAGCTCAGTGGAGGCAGCTATTGGAAGGAACCTGGATGTCCATTATATATATGTCTGCACAAAG GATGTTTCCCTAAATGAGGGGCTGAGGCATGGATCATCAGTTGGGTAA